A window of the Lactobacillus amylovorus DSM 20531 genome harbors these coding sequences:
- a CDS encoding LytR/AlgR family response regulator transcription factor: MKYPVFICDDDQMQVNDIVKMIGKAEEILSDEHAIEFDVAFTTTFADAKKFLKDNIYTGGVYLLDIELGKEIGQNNGFDLAELIKNQDKRAQIIFITTHADLSLISFERRLGPVDYIVKPRNKEDYDRFKQRLVATLEISISNIENFDYTEKLTFHYKVGRQVRNVDIDDIIYISTTKTPHKLIMVNVRGENQFFGSINQYAKESAALVKISQSCLANPKNIKLIDLPKYKVTFVNGDTVDFSQSAYKRMQHLYDKIQS, encoded by the coding sequence ATGAAATATCCAGTATTCATTTGTGATGATGATCAAATGCAAGTAAATGATATAGTCAAAATGATTGGAAAAGCTGAAGAAATTCTTTCTGATGAGCATGCTATTGAATTTGATGTGGCGTTTACAACTACTTTTGCAGACGCAAAGAAGTTTTTGAAAGATAATATCTATACTGGAGGTGTTTATCTATTAGATATAGAACTTGGTAAAGAGATCGGTCAAAATAATGGTTTTGATTTAGCAGAATTGATTAAGAACCAAGACAAGAGAGCACAGATTATCTTTATTACGACGCATGCCGACTTATCTTTGATTTCTTTTGAGAGAAGACTTGGTCCTGTTGACTATATTGTAAAACCGAGAAATAAGGAAGATTATGATAGATTTAAACAGCGGCTTGTTGCTACGTTAGAAATTTCTATTTCAAATATTGAGAATTTTGATTATACAGAAAAGCTAACTTTTCATTATAAAGTGGGAAGACAAGTGAGAAACGTAGATATTGATGATATTATTTATATTTCGACCACCAAAACACCACATAAGCTAATTATGGTGAATGTAAGAGGCGAAAATCAATTCTTTGGCAGTATCAATCAATATGCTAAGGAGTCTGCGGCTTTAGTAAAGATTAGTCAATCTTGTTTAGCCAATCCTAAAAATATAAAATTAATTGATTTGCCGAAGTACAAAGTAACGTTTGTAAACGGTGATACTGTTGATTTTTCACAATCGGCGTATAAAAGAATGCAACATTTATATGATAAAATCCAATCTTAA
- a CDS encoding GHKL domain-containing protein codes for MEKTWKEIKMSNLMFEIILQTIFIIISVTFDILIFDRISLSARNKKDKTFLSLFTGLIILISIVSSIFFNSFYLITTICEIVGLYIYFGIVRKKNKKLVLGSAIIFSLVDLIFMVSERLINSLFLLFDSESQIYLWDILIDIVVLLALYRYNERIREFLTDINSSIFLGIIIYLYVSIELVNYYLSSDRRAVEVIQISLGLLVLQTFFAILVYAGMVHIQKDLLTRQEQEQQKLQLKLTETKRENTEIRNRELALKGQQLQIENAQLKEYSNYLDKNEDELRHFKHDYENLLNSLKISAEKGDSESVVKQLAEYTDTQIDEKALRKYKGVNHIHVEELKSIVITKLAKLYNEEIPYSFGCDVEIYNIPKSVNIFDIVRIIGITFDNAIEESQSLIKQTGNTDIAKVDAMYYQEDGNFEFRIRNRIAADTSLASDILSKDGYSTKKHHTGIGLANVKQIELKYEEYMLVNYGIENGWFNFELEIMPDNEGGIE; via the coding sequence ATGGAGAAGACATGGAAAGAGATAAAAATGTCCAATTTAATGTTTGAGATAATACTGCAAACTATATTTATTATTATTTCTGTTACTTTTGATATTTTAATTTTTGATAGAATATCTCTTTCCGCACGTAATAAAAAAGATAAAACTTTTTTAAGCTTGTTTACTGGATTAATAATTCTTATAAGTATAGTAAGTTCCATATTTTTTAATAGTTTTTATTTAATAACAACGATATGTGAAATTGTGGGATTATATATCTATTTTGGAATAGTTAGAAAGAAAAATAAGAAACTTGTTTTAGGGTCAGCTATAATTTTTAGTTTAGTTGATCTTATTTTTATGGTGAGTGAAAGGTTAATAAATTCACTTTTTTTGTTATTCGATTCAGAAAGTCAAATATATCTGTGGGATATTCTAATAGATATCGTAGTACTACTTGCTTTGTATAGATACAATGAAAGGATCAGGGAGTTTCTTACAGATATCAATAGTTCAATATTTTTAGGAATTATTATATATTTGTATGTTTCAATTGAACTGGTGAATTATTATTTATCTAGTGATCGAAGGGCTGTAGAAGTTATTCAAATTTCTTTGGGTTTATTAGTGTTGCAAACTTTTTTTGCAATTCTTGTTTATGCTGGAATGGTACATATTCAAAAGGATTTATTGACTAGACAAGAACAAGAACAACAAAAACTGCAGTTAAAATTAACAGAAACAAAGAGAGAAAATACAGAAATTAGAAATAGAGAACTAGCATTAAAAGGGCAACAGCTACAGATAGAAAATGCTCAACTAAAAGAATATTCTAATTATCTTGATAAAAATGAAGATGAACTCCGTCATTTTAAGCATGATTATGAGAATCTTTTAAATAGTTTGAAAATTAGTGCAGAAAAAGGGGATAGTGAGTCTGTTGTAAAACAGCTGGCAGAATATACTGATACTCAGATTGATGAAAAAGCACTTCGTAAATATAAAGGTGTTAATCATATTCATGTTGAAGAATTAAAGAGTATTGTAATTACTAAGTTAGCTAAGCTCTATAATGAAGAAATTCCTTATAGTTTTGGTTGTGATGTGGAAATTTATAATATCCCAAAGTCAGTAAATATTTTTGATATAGTACGGATTATTGGGATTACATTCGATAATGCGATTGAAGAGAGCCAAAGTTTGATTAAGCAAACTGGTAATACTGATATTGCTAAAGTTGATGCTATGTACTATCAAGAAGATGGCAATTTTGAATTTCGAATTCGAAATCGAATAGCAGCAGATACTAGCTTGGCTTCTGATATCCTAAGTAAAGATGGTTATTCTACTAAAAAACATCATACTGGTATTGGATTAGCCAATGTTAAACAAATAGAGTTAAAGTATGAAGAATATATGCTTGTGAATTATGGAATTGAGAATGGCTGGTTCAATTTTGAGTTAGAAATTATGCCAGATAACGAAGGAGGAATAGAATGA
- a CDS encoding LPXTG cell wall anchor domain-containing protein, with protein MSNNGPKSEFNGADETANNKPKASDEELPQTGEKDNKLGILGLLSVSLASLFGLGEKKKKED; from the coding sequence ATGAGTAATAATGGTCCTAAGTCCGAATTTAACGGTGCTGATGAGACAGCTAATAATAAGCCAAAGGCAAGTGATGAAGAATTGCCACAAACTGGTGAAAAGGATAATAAGCTTGGAATTTTAGGTTTATTGTCAGTATCATTAGCAAGTCTATTTGGATTAGGCGAGAAGAAAAAGAAGGAAGATTAG
- a CDS encoding DUF1836 domain-containing protein — protein sequence MKKKVAVEQLKFPSYQEIPAMGLYLKQVVNYINQCLAPLGNIKITSSMVSNYVKHDLIASPEGRLYSREQIATLLFITIAKNVMDQEDLRKAIAIQQKTYSTEVAYNYFAAELQNVLLYVFNKKKELQKIGHDNTSQKQMLRNVIMAFAYREYLYQFFKEI from the coding sequence ATAAAAAAGAAAGTAGCAGTAGAACAATTAAAATTTCCTTCATACCAAGAAATTCCTGCAATGGGATTATATTTAAAGCAAGTAGTGAACTATATAAATCAATGTTTAGCGCCCTTAGGAAATATCAAGATTACGAGTTCAATGGTCAGCAATTATGTTAAACATGATCTAATTGCATCCCCTGAAGGCCGGCTATACAGCCGTGAGCAAATCGCCACCCTACTTTTTATCACCATTGCCAAAAACGTGATGGATCAAGAAGACCTGCGCAAGGCGATTGCCATCCAGCAAAAGACCTATTCAACCGAAGTTGCTTATAATTACTTTGCCGCTGAATTGCAGAATGTCTTATTATATGTTTTCAACAAAAAGAAAGAACTGCAAAAGATCGGTCATGATAACACCAGTCAAAAGCAAATGCTGCGCAACGTCATCATGGCCTTTGCTTATCGAGAATATTTGTACCAATTTTTCAAAGAAATTTAA
- a CDS encoding MFS transporter yields the protein MAKISWSDKEALISPQLFKNLRFSMQLIAYCFAKIATLALGFIFPIYVQAVNHGSVSLAGWITFPGVVINALMAALAGKLLDKKGARLPIIIGVIASLTSLILMNILAPLSSIAIVLLYVLYYGGYGMCFGSLMTSGLITLSKANHAQGNAIFNTLQQFSGALGTALAGTLIAIAQNNHVGNGTAIGSKWTFMVLLVLIIVNLVLALVFVPKKKSK from the coding sequence TTGGCTAAAATATCTTGGTCCGATAAGGAAGCCTTGATTAGTCCTCAATTATTTAAAAATTTGCGTTTTAGCATGCAACTAATTGCCTATTGTTTTGCTAAAATTGCGACTTTGGCCTTAGGCTTCATCTTTCCAATCTATGTGCAAGCCGTTAATCATGGATCCGTTTCTCTGGCTGGTTGGATTACATTTCCAGGTGTGGTGATAAATGCCTTGATGGCAGCCTTAGCAGGAAAGCTGCTCGATAAAAAAGGTGCGCGTTTGCCGATCATTATTGGCGTAATTGCCAGTCTAACTAGTTTGATTTTGATGAATATATTAGCACCACTCAGCAGTATTGCCATTGTATTATTGTATGTTCTTTATTATGGCGGTTATGGGATGTGTTTTGGCAGTCTGATGACCAGTGGATTGATTACTTTGAGCAAAGCCAACCATGCCCAAGGCAACGCGATCTTCAATACTTTGCAGCAATTTTCTGGAGCACTCGGAACTGCATTAGCTGGGACTTTGATTGCGATTGCACAAAATAATCATGTAGGTAATGGCACGGCAATAGGTTCTAAGTGGACGTTTATGGTGCTGCTTGTGCTGATAATTGTTAATTTAGTCCTTGCACTAGTATTTGTACCGAAGAAGAAAAGTAAATAG
- a CDS encoding MFS transporter, which translates to MYNIIPAEVPKEKLGFMMGIGTMITACAVAFGPVFGGVVTDALNWRWIFIISLFLIVISLLTGIYSIRQINPLQKVKIKYGQWLSFAVALVCLMLSFTRIAKYSFLSVPVLGFLVLGIISLLIWLKYLGPIRKP; encoded by the coding sequence ATGTATAACATTATTCCGGCAGAAGTACCAAAAGAAAAACTCGGCTTCATGATGGGGATTGGAACGATGATTACCGCTTGTGCCGTAGCCTTTGGTCCGGTGTTTGGTGGTGTCGTGACTGATGCGCTTAATTGGCGCTGGATTTTTATCATTTCACTGTTTCTGATAGTAATTAGTTTACTAACAGGAATCTATTCAATTCGCCAGATCAATCCTTTGCAGAAGGTGAAGATCAAGTACGGTCAGTGGCTGTCTTTTGCTGTTGCTTTAGTTTGCTTAATGCTAAGCTTTACTCGAATTGCCAAATATTCATTCCTGTCAGTTCCAGTTTTAGGCTTTTTAGTTTTAGGAATCATCAGCTTATTAATTTGGCTAAAATATCTTGGTCCGATAAGGAAGCCTTGA
- a CDS encoding MFS transporter: MTKKVTPRLVMAILSAGMLSFLGILDETATTVTFPILTRDFAITTDQVQWVNTLVLLVIATIVPISSQIRLRIPTKKIFILGVSLFILGLLIDIVTPWFDLLLVGRALQGIGRYRLAANV, from the coding sequence ATGACTAAAAAAGTTACGCCACGTTTGGTGATGGCGATTTTATCGGCAGGGATGCTCTCATTTTTGGGAATCCTTGATGAAACGGCAACGACAGTTACTTTTCCAATCTTGACTAGAGACTTTGCAATTACTACCGATCAAGTTCAATGGGTTAATACCCTGGTGTTGCTAGTGATTGCAACGATTGTGCCAATTAGTTCACAGATCAGGTTGAGAATTCCTACCAAAAAAATATTTATTCTAGGAGTTTCATTATTTATATTGGGCTTACTGATTGATATCGTTACTCCATGGTTTGATCTTTTGTTAGTAGGTCGAGCCTTGCAAGGAATTGGTAGGTATAGGCTTGCCGCTAATGTATAA
- a CDS encoding Crp/Fnr family transcriptional regulator: MKKSYSEITVTKEVVLGILQKGDIEGQQHLFKQSENENFVEAVEDTWVCSINRADFQKLLQKTPDLSLKLLNNFGKKLVAIEHNSVLRNTLDAKERILAYLNDLANEQGKNEVKLELKKKDLASYLGITPKTFSRKLKELEKDGKIEVHGRWINVKR, from the coding sequence ATGAAAAAATCCTATTCAGAAATTACAGTAACTAAGGAAGTCGTGCTAGGTATACTCCAAAAAGGTGACATTGAAGGACAACAACATTTATTCAAACAAAGCGAAAATGAAAACTTTGTTGAAGCTGTGGAGGACACCTGGGTTTGCTCAATTAACCGCGCAGATTTTCAAAAACTTTTGCAGAAAACACCAGATTTGTCATTGAAGCTTTTAAATAATTTCGGTAAAAAGTTAGTCGCAATTGAACATAATTCGGTGCTTAGAAACACCTTGGATGCCAAAGAACGGATATTAGCTTACTTGAATGACCTTGCCAATGAGCAAGGCAAAAATGAAGTAAAATTAGAACTAAAGAAAAAGGACTTAGCCAGTTATTTAGGAATTACGCCGAAGACATTCAGTCGTAAGTTAAAAGAACTAGAAAAAGATGGCAAAATTGAAGTTCATGGTCGCTGGATTAATGTGAAAAGATAA
- a CDS encoding class II fructose-bisphosphate aldolase: MAYFDNGNQIFKDARKNHYAVGAYNTNNLEWTRAELRAAEETRTPLLIQVSTGAAKYMGGYKFVKDMVADQMDSMNISVPVILNLDHGDFESAKECIALGYSSVMFDGHKLDTEENLAKTKEIIKLAHERGISVEAEIGKIGENQGADGGELASVEDAKAFVAAGVDKLACGIGNIHGVYPEGWKGLNFDRLKEIAEAVPEEPLVLHGGSGIPEDQVKKAISLGIAKVNINTEFQLAFQKATREYIEAGKDLDKGNKGYDPRKLLLPGTEAITDAMKEMIGWLGTKTIDDELKDASFDRSSLNEE, encoded by the coding sequence ATGGCTTATTTTGACAACGGTAATCAAATCTTTAAGGATGCTCGTAAGAACCATTACGCTGTAGGTGCTTACAACACTAACAACTTGGAATGGACTCGTGCAGAATTACGTGCTGCAGAAGAAACTAGAACTCCATTGTTGATCCAAGTATCAACTGGTGCTGCTAAGTACATGGGTGGTTACAAGTTCGTTAAGGACATGGTAGCTGACCAAATGGATTCAATGAACATCTCAGTTCCAGTTATTTTGAACTTGGACCACGGTGACTTTGAATCAGCTAAGGAATGTATCGCACTTGGTTACTCATCAGTTATGTTTGATGGTCACAAGCTTGATACTGAAGAAAACTTAGCTAAGACTAAGGAAATCATCAAGTTAGCTCACGAACGTGGTATTTCAGTTGAAGCTGAAATTGGTAAGATTGGTGAAAACCAAGGTGCTGACGGCGGTGAATTAGCATCAGTTGAAGACGCTAAGGCTTTCGTTGCTGCTGGTGTTGACAAGCTTGCTTGTGGTATTGGTAACATCCACGGTGTATACCCAGAAGGCTGGAAAGGCTTGAACTTCGACCGTCTTAAGGAAATTGCTGAAGCAGTTCCAGAAGAACCACTTGTATTGCACGGTGGTTCAGGTATTCCTGAAGATCAAGTTAAGAAGGCTATTTCACTTGGTATCGCTAAGGTTAACATCAACACTGAATTCCAATTAGCATTCCAAAAGGCTACTCGTGAATACATCGAAGCTGGCAAGGACTTAGACAAGGGCAACAAGGGTTACGACCCACGTAAGTTGTTATTGCCAGGTACTGAAGCTATTACCGACGCTATGAAGGAAATGATTGGCTGGTTAGGTACCAAGACTATTGATGACGAACTTAAGGATGCATCATTCGACCGTTCATCATTAAACGAAGAATAA
- the argS gene encoding arginine--tRNA ligase, giving the protein MDFKNEVVDLVSSQVDLPKEKIAALIERPKNAKMGDYAFPAFILAKTMHKNPAIIAKDIAENLSSDDFASIQAVGPYVNFAIDHEKLVSSTLKDVLAEKEHYGDQKLGEGNVPIDMSSPNIAKPMSMGHLRSTVIGNSIAKTMEKVGYTPIKINYLGDYGTQFGKLIAAYKHWGNEEDVKKDPIMSLFHYYVRFHKEAENNPELDDEGREWFKKLEDGDPEAVKLWKWFREVSLEDFKRIYNELGVTFDSYNGEAFFNDKMQPVIDELKEKGLLHESQGAQVVDMGPDENPAIIVKSDGTSIYLTRDLAAAEWRMKEYNFVKMLYVVGNEQAQHFVELKTVLKKMGYDWADEIHHVPFGLITQGGKKLSTRKGNVVFLDQVLKDAVSLAKKQIQEKNPDLANQDQVAHDVGVGAVVFHDLKNDRLDNFDFNLEEVVRFEGDTGPYVQYTNARAQSVLRKAAAMGEKPSDTDLALDDDWAFAVAKDLADFPRIVARASEKFEPSVIAKYSLDLAKKFNKYYANVKILTKNDKIGARLALVQATSIVLTESLRLLGVNAPKEM; this is encoded by the coding sequence ATGGACTTTAAAAACGAAGTAGTTGATTTAGTTTCAAGCCAAGTTGATTTGCCTAAAGAAAAAATTGCTGCATTAATTGAACGTCCAAAGAATGCTAAGATGGGTGACTATGCTTTTCCAGCATTTATTTTGGCTAAGACTATGCACAAGAATCCTGCAATTATTGCCAAGGATATTGCTGAAAACTTAAGCAGTGATGACTTTGCCAGCATCCAAGCTGTTGGTCCTTACGTTAACTTTGCCATTGACCATGAAAAGCTTGTTTCATCAACTTTGAAGGATGTTTTAGCTGAAAAGGAACACTACGGTGATCAAAAGTTAGGTGAAGGCAATGTTCCAATTGATATGTCATCTCCTAACATTGCTAAGCCAATGTCAATGGGGCACCTTCGTTCTACTGTAATTGGTAACTCAATTGCCAAGACGATGGAAAAAGTAGGTTATACTCCAATCAAGATTAACTACCTTGGTGACTACGGTACTCAATTTGGTAAGTTAATTGCTGCTTACAAGCACTGGGGTAACGAAGAAGACGTTAAGAAAGACCCAATTATGAGTCTTTTCCATTACTACGTTCGTTTCCACAAAGAAGCTGAAAATAATCCTGAACTCGATGATGAAGGTCGTGAATGGTTCAAGAAACTTGAAGACGGTGATCCAGAAGCAGTTAAATTGTGGAAATGGTTCCGTGAAGTTTCTCTTGAAGACTTCAAGCGCATTTACAACGAATTGGGCGTAACTTTTGATTCATACAATGGTGAAGCATTCTTTAACGACAAGATGCAACCAGTTATTGATGAATTGAAGGAAAAAGGTCTTTTACACGAATCTCAAGGTGCACAAGTTGTTGACATGGGACCTGACGAAAACCCAGCAATTATCGTTAAGTCAGATGGTACTTCAATTTACTTAACTCGTGATTTAGCTGCTGCTGAATGGAGAATGAAGGAATACAACTTCGTTAAGATGCTTTACGTTGTTGGTAACGAACAAGCGCAACACTTTGTTGAACTTAAGACTGTGCTTAAGAAGATGGGTTACGACTGGGCAGACGAAATCCACCACGTTCCATTTGGTTTGATTACTCAAGGCGGTAAGAAATTATCAACTAGAAAGGGTAACGTTGTCTTCCTTGATCAAGTATTGAAGGATGCAGTTTCTCTTGCTAAGAAGCAAATTCAAGAAAAAAACCCAGATTTGGCTAACCAAGACCAAGTAGCTCATGATGTTGGTGTAGGTGCCGTTGTTTTCCACGACTTGAAGAATGATCGTCTTGATAACTTCGACTTTAACTTGGAAGAAGTCGTTCGTTTCGAAGGCGATACTGGTCCTTACGTTCAATACACCAATGCTCGTGCTCAAAGTGTATTGCGTAAAGCTGCCGCGATGGGCGAAAAGCCAAGTGACACTGATTTAGCTCTTGATGATGATTGGGCATTTGCCGTAGCTAAGGATTTAGCAGACTTCCCAAGAATTGTGGCTAGAGCTAGTGAAAAGTTTGAACCATCAGTAATTGCTAAATATTCTCTTGATTTAGCTAAGAAATTTAACAAGTACTATGCAAACGTGAAGATTTTAACTAAGAACGATAAAATTGGTGCTCGTCTTGCCTTAGTTCAAGCTACATCAATCGTCTTGACTGAATCACTCAGACTTTTAGGCGTAAATGCTCCTAAGGAAATGTAA
- a CDS encoding L,D-transpeptidase → MKKNIIIGVASIVLAFGAIIGLANGCAPKSDISQEAATIQSKTTKPKKKAKKKAKQNTEIFRPYKDPKDLRKEGTWRQKSETKKHPKISPTEKDLTLRVSLEGNRTYLLRKGKVIYTMLSTGGIFKKGKSLTPTGTYSIQGGRGDSFFNYNLGEGANNWTSWSPDNVYLFHSVPTKGDGSYNLKEAAKLGRTQGSHGCIRLSVPDSKWIMDNIPNGTKVVIKNH, encoded by the coding sequence ATGAAGAAAAACATTATTATTGGAGTGGCCAGCATCGTATTGGCTTTTGGAGCAATTATCGGTTTAGCTAACGGTTGCGCACCAAAGTCTGATATCTCTCAAGAAGCAGCTACCATTCAAAGTAAGACGACTAAACCAAAGAAAAAAGCTAAGAAAAAGGCTAAACAAAATACAGAAATTTTTCGTCCATATAAAGATCCTAAGGATTTAAGAAAAGAAGGCACTTGGCGTCAAAAGAGTGAGACTAAGAAACATCCTAAGATTAGTCCAACAGAAAAAGATTTAACTTTACGTGTCTCACTTGAAGGCAATCGTACTTACTTGTTAAGAAAAGGCAAGGTAATTTACACCATGCTTTCTACTGGCGGTATTTTCAAGAAGGGTAAATCTCTTACGCCAACGGGTACTTACAGTATTCAAGGCGGACGCGGCGATAGTTTCTTCAATTATAATTTAGGAGAAGGGGCTAACAACTGGACAAGCTGGAGTCCTGATAATGTTTACTTATTCCACTCTGTACCTACTAAAGGTGATGGCAGCTACAATTTAAAGGAAGCTGCTAAATTAGGTAGAACGCAAGGCTCTCACGGCTGTATTCGTTTAAGTGTTCCTGACTCTAAGTGGATTATGGATAATATTCCTAATGGTACTAAAGTAGTCATCAAGAATCATTAA
- a CDS encoding NAD(P)H-hydrate dehydratase: MTEITEAILKKVITKRSSDTHKGDYGRILLIGGGENYGGAIIMSTSGAVNSGAGLTAVATHPVNLTALHARLPEAMFIDWRDAKLANLIKNMDVVVCGPGLGMSDLAKQIMVILRRCTSEKQTVVLDASALDLISQDKSLLPTNAGHLILTPHQMEWQRLSQIRIPFQTDSANIDALNQLIPDSNAMLVLKSNHTHIYDGKGQVFVNPLGNPGMATGGMGDTLAGIIGGFVAQFGPSVDTVLAAVYIHSLAGDLINKDNYVVKPTEVSKVLPKLMKKYSELS, encoded by the coding sequence ATGACAGAAATTACTGAAGCGATATTAAAAAAGGTTATTACGAAGAGATCAAGTGATACGCATAAGGGCGATTATGGTCGAATCCTTTTAATTGGCGGTGGCGAAAACTATGGTGGCGCCATTATTATGTCGACTTCAGGAGCGGTCAATAGTGGTGCAGGACTTACCGCTGTCGCAACCCATCCGGTCAATTTAACTGCGCTTCATGCACGTTTGCCTGAAGCAATGTTTATCGATTGGCGGGATGCCAAGCTGGCTAATTTGATTAAAAATATGGACGTCGTGGTTTGTGGACCTGGGCTTGGCATGTCCGATTTAGCCAAGCAAATTATGGTTATTCTGAGAAGATGTACTTCAGAAAAACAAACGGTAGTCCTAGATGCCAGTGCGCTTGACTTGATTAGTCAAGATAAATCGCTTTTACCAACGAATGCAGGTCATTTAATTCTTACGCCCCACCAAATGGAATGGCAGAGACTGAGTCAAATTAGAATTCCATTTCAAACAGATAGTGCCAATATTGATGCTTTGAACCAACTAATTCCAGATAGTAATGCGATGTTGGTTTTAAAATCAAATCATACCCATATCTATGATGGCAAAGGTCAAGTTTTCGTTAACCCTTTGGGCAATCCAGGTATGGCAACTGGCGGCATGGGCGATACGCTTGCCGGTATTATCGGCGGCTTTGTAGCTCAATTTGGTCCAAGCGTCGACACTGTTCTGGCAGCTGTTTACATTCATTCTCTAGCTGGCGATTTAATTAATAAGGATAACTACGTTGTTAAACCAACTGAGGTTTCTAAAGTATTGCCTAAATTAATGAAAAAGTATTCAGAATTATCGTAA
- a CDS encoding serine hydrolase translates to MFFSKKIKRTFISFVAAISLISCGAVFTTPVHADATSSYQADQLNLNVKSAIAIDSDSGQILYAKNADKTLPIASMTKLVTVYLTLQAIKNKKLSWDQKVKPTAPIVKVANNTEYSNVPLKMGHSYTIRQLYQATLIESANGAAMLLGQTIAGSQKAFINQMRAQVKKWGIEDAKIYTACGLPNGNLGKDAYPGVNKNDENTMSAKDMAIIGQNLIKDFPEVLDTTKIARLNFKDGNKVTKMANFNWMLKGLSQYDEAYPVDGLKTGTTDAAGACFIGTVEHSGARLITVVMGARHQDGTDPSRFIQTKKLMNFIFNKYRPITMTAGSQMNGAKSIKVTDGDNATTNLGLKNRITIWDPADDKTLVASLDKKTVEAPITKDQTIGNYQFKSGNEKIVSLSNPNGMNVKAKALSANGKVNFFVRIWRWLFGGR, encoded by the coding sequence ATGTTTTTTAGTAAAAAGATAAAACGAACTTTTATTAGTTTTGTTGCTGCAATTTCGTTGATTTCATGTGGGGCGGTTTTCACAACGCCAGTACATGCCGACGCCACTAGCAGCTACCAAGCTGATCAACTTAATTTGAACGTTAAGTCTGCTATTGCTATCGATAGCGATTCCGGTCAAATTTTATACGCCAAAAATGCAGATAAAACCTTACCAATTGCTTCAATGACCAAATTGGTCACTGTTTATTTAACTTTACAAGCAATTAAGAATAAGAAGTTATCATGGGACCAAAAAGTAAAGCCCACCGCTCCAATCGTGAAGGTGGCTAACAACACTGAATATTCAAATGTACCACTTAAAATGGGACATTCTTACACTATCAGACAACTTTACCAAGCAACGTTAATTGAATCAGCTAACGGTGCCGCAATGCTTTTGGGTCAAACCATTGCCGGCTCACAAAAAGCTTTCATTAATCAAATGCGTGCGCAAGTTAAAAAGTGGGGCATTGAAGATGCCAAAATCTACACCGCTTGTGGTTTACCTAATGGTAATTTAGGCAAGGATGCTTACCCTGGCGTTAACAAGAACGATGAAAACACTATGTCAGCCAAAGACATGGCAATTATCGGACAAAACTTGATCAAGGATTTCCCAGAAGTTTTGGACACAACTAAGATTGCCCGCTTAAACTTTAAGGATGGCAATAAAGTTACTAAGATGGCTAACTTCAACTGGATGCTTAAGGGTCTTTCTCAATATGACGAAGCATACCCAGTTGATGGTTTAAAGACTGGTACCACTGATGCTGCAGGTGCTTGCTTTATCGGTACAGTTGAACACAGTGGTGCGCGTTTGATCACTGTAGTTATGGGTGCACGTCACCAAGACGGTACCGATCCATCACGTTTTATCCAAACTAAGAAGTTGATGAACTTTATTTTCAACAAGTATCGTCCAATTACGATGACTGCTGGCAGTCAAATGAATGGTGCTAAGTCAATTAAGGTTACTGACGGTGACAACGCAACTACTAACTTGGGCTTGAAGAACAGAATTACTATTTGGGATCCAGCAGATGACAAGACTTTAGTAGCTAGCTTAGATAAAAAGACTGTTGAAGCACCAATTACCAAAGATCAAACAATCGGCAATTACCAATTCAAGTCTGGCAATGAAAAGATTGTTTCTTTGTCAAACCCTAACGGCATGAATGTTAAAGCAAAAGCCTTATCAGCTAATGGTAAAGTCAACTTCTTTGTAAGAATTTGGCGCTGGCTTTTCGGAGGCAGATAA